From Pseudomonas arsenicoxydans:
CTCTGGAAACTGTCGGCTTTGCGAATAACCGAACGTGGAGTGCCCGATGTCTGACCAAAGCCGCCAGATGACCCCCGAAGAAGCCGCCGAATTTGCCGAGCAGGTCTTCAACAAAGCACGCGAGGGCGATGCGGCCATGATGGCTGCGCTGCTGACCAAAGGCCTGCCGCCGAACCTGCGCAACCACAAGGGCGACACCTTGCTGATGCTCGCCGCTTACCACGGTCATGTGGAAACGGTAAAAGTACTGCTGGAGCACAAGGCCGACCCGGAAATCCGCAACGACAACGGCCAGAGCCCGATTGCCGGTGCTGCGTTCAAAGGCGACCTGGCGGTGGTCCAGGCGCTGGTGGAAGGTGGCGCACAAGTCGAAGGCTCGTCCTTTGACGGTCGTACTGCGCTGATGATGGCGGCGATGTTCAACCGCGTCGAAATCGTCGACTACCTGATCAGCAAAGGCGCCGACCCGAAAGCCAAGGACGCCAATGGCGTGTCCGCGCTGGATGCTGCGAAAACGATGGGTGCCGTCGATACCACTGCGCAATTGCAGAAACTGCTCGGCTGATCGGCTACGGATTAGGGGGCGTAATGCGCTATCCTTCGCGCCCTCAAAATTCACT
This genomic window contains:
- a CDS encoding ankyrin repeat domain-containing protein codes for the protein MSDQSRQMTPEEAAEFAEQVFNKAREGDAAMMAALLTKGLPPNLRNHKGDTLLMLAAYHGHVETVKVLLEHKADPEIRNDNGQSPIAGAAFKGDLAVVQALVEGGAQVEGSSFDGRTALMMAAMFNRVEIVDYLISKGADPKAKDANGVSALDAAKTMGAVDTTAQLQKLLG